The region GAGCTCCTATTAATTTTGCATACCATGCAGGTGCGCTCGGAGCTGATTCAATTGCTATTTCAACTATCGGTAGTGATGAACGCGGTAGACGTTCCATAGAAGAATTGCAGGCGCGTGAATTAAATCTTGAAGCTGTAAGTATTGATCCTGACCATGCCACCGGTTTTGTAGAAGCAAAAATCGATAAGCATGGTGTTGCTCATTATATGTTCCCTGATAATATAGCGTGGGATCACCTAACACTTAATGATAAAGCCATGAACCTCGCTCCTAAAATTCACGCTGTATGCTATGGAACACTTGCTCAGCGTAATAAAAAGGCGCGCAACTCCATTTACGCTTTTCTGGACGCTGCCCCGAAAGCCATGAAAGTTTATGATATGAATTTGCGCCAGCATTTTTACAGTAAAGAGATCATTAGTAAGTCGCTTGAAAAAGCGGATGTTTTAAAACTTAATGACGATGAGATTCAAATAGTGGCATCAATGTTTGATTTAAAGGGAACTGAGAATCAAATGTTAGAGATTTTGCATAATAAGTTTAATCTTAATTGCTCCATACTCACCAGAGGGAGTAAAGGAAGTCTGATCATTGGATATGGGCAGGAGATAGAGAGTGACGGGATTGTGTTGGATATATTGGAAAATACTATTGGTGCCGGGGATTCATTTACGGCTGCTACTATTCTAGGTTTACTGCTTGAACATTCACTTTCAGATATTAGTAAACATGCCAATAAGCTTGCAGCGTATGTCTGTTCTTGCAAAGGGGCCATGCCGCCTATTCCTGAAGAATTTAAGCTGATTAAATAATTTCTTATATATGGAGAAGTCATGAAAAGAAGCGAAGTAAATGCACTTATTTTTAAAGCTAAAGATTTTTATAAGCATCACCATTTTAACCTGCCTAAGTGGGCTTTTTGGGAACCGAAAAATTGGAAGGGAAAAGGTGATAGCGAAGTAGTCCGCAATCTTCTCGGGTGGGATTTGACTGATTACGGTAAGGGCGATTTTGATTCACTTGGACTTATTTTGTTCACTATACGAAACGGCAATTTGGCTACCGGAGACGCTAAGCCGTATGCTGAAAAGATTATGATTCTTCGTGAAGGGCAAGTCTGCCCTATGCACTTTCACTGGTCTAAGCGCGAAGATATTATCAACCGTGCCGGCGGTAATTTGGTAATCAAGCTTTACGGCTCAGATGAGAATGAAGCTCTCTCCGATAAGCCTCTTGATGTAAGTGTTGATGGGTTTGTGCGCACCATTGAGTCTGGGACAGAAGTCATACTTACCCCCGGGGAAAGTATTTGTCTTGAGCCGGGGATGTATCATGCTTTCTATTGCGAAAAAGGAACAGGGGATGTCATGGTCGGTGAAGTCAGTGCCGTAAATGATGACAATCTGGATAATCGTTTTCATGAATCTTTGCCGCGTTTTCCTGAAATTGAAGAAGATGAAGAACCCGTACATTTGCTCGTCACTGACTACGTAAAGTATGTTTAAAATCGTAACAATTTTTTACCTGTAAAAAGAAAGTCTTACATTTTATTTGGTGTAAGACTTTACTTTTTTGTTACACTATATTGACAAAAAATATTATTTTAACAATACTACCGGAAACGTTTGCGGTTTCGTTTGCAGGATATTTGAACTTCTAAATATCGAGGCAGTTTTTCAGATATGAATGATATTTTTCAGGATTATCCACATAGACGATTTAATCCGCTCACTGGTGAGTGGGTTCTTGTTTCCCCGCACAGGACAAAACGTCCGTGGCAGGGGCGGCAGGAGAATGTAAATGTTAGTTCTTTGCCTGCTTATGATAAAAATTGCTACTTATGTCCCGGTAATACTAGAAATCAAGGTGTAGTTAATCCTGACTACAAAGATATTTTTGTTTTCGATA is a window of Desulfovibrio sp. UCD-KL4C DNA encoding:
- a CDS encoding PfkB family carbohydrate kinase → MAEFLVAGLGEILWDVLNDSEEIGGAPINFAYHAGALGADSIAISTIGSDERGRRSIEELQARELNLEAVSIDPDHATGFVEAKIDKHGVAHYMFPDNIAWDHLTLNDKAMNLAPKIHAVCYGTLAQRNKKARNSIYAFLDAAPKAMKVYDMNLRQHFYSKEIISKSLEKADVLKLNDDEIQIVASMFDLKGTENQMLEILHNKFNLNCSILTRGSKGSLIIGYGQEIESDGIVLDILENTIGAGDSFTAATILGLLLEHSLSDISKHANKLAAYVCSCKGAMPPIPEEFKLIK
- a CDS encoding D-lyxose/D-mannose family sugar isomerase, giving the protein MKRSEVNALIFKAKDFYKHHHFNLPKWAFWEPKNWKGKGDSEVVRNLLGWDLTDYGKGDFDSLGLILFTIRNGNLATGDAKPYAEKIMILREGQVCPMHFHWSKREDIINRAGGNLVIKLYGSDENEALSDKPLDVSVDGFVRTIESGTEVILTPGESICLEPGMYHAFYCEKGTGDVMVGEVSAVNDDNLDNRFHESLPRFPEIEEDEEPVHLLVTDYVKYV